The following are encoded in a window of Sulfitobacter sp. S190 genomic DNA:
- a CDS encoding flagellar hook capping FlgD N-terminal domain-containing protein yields MLTPTLTNGATATGSAAATAAATAEKKAALSSDFETFLKMLTAQAENQDPLEPIDSSEYAAQLAQFSMVEQQVLSNDLLTALSAQFGSTNMAQMAGWIGMEARTSVPVMFTGTPVSLNPTPAAGSDEMAVVVFDQSGQAVDRIVLPATTEPISWAGVQQDGSPIAAGQYRFELESMTAGEVVTTEPLEAYGRITEVRSGQAGTEVLFEGGSSALSSSITALRAPV; encoded by the coding sequence ATGCTTACACCGACATTGACCAATGGCGCGACGGCCACCGGTAGCGCGGCAGCCACGGCGGCAGCTACTGCCGAAAAGAAGGCTGCGCTGTCGTCCGATTTCGAAACTTTTCTGAAGATGCTCACCGCGCAAGCCGAAAATCAGGACCCGTTGGAGCCGATTGACAGTTCTGAATACGCAGCACAGCTTGCGCAGTTTTCGATGGTCGAACAACAGGTGCTTTCCAATGATCTGTTGACCGCGCTGAGCGCCCAGTTCGGGTCGACCAACATGGCTCAAATGGCGGGATGGATCGGAATGGAAGCGCGAACGTCCGTGCCGGTCATGTTCACCGGCACGCCTGTGTCCCTGAACCCGACGCCCGCAGCCGGATCGGACGAAATGGCGGTCGTGGTCTTTGACCAAAGCGGGCAAGCCGTGGACCGCATCGTACTGCCCGCAACGACGGAGCCGATATCCTGGGCCGGTGTCCAGCAGGACGGCTCGCCGATCGCGGCGGGTCAATACCGGTTCGAGCTTGAAAGCATGACAGCAGGAGAAGTCGTGACTACCGAACCCCTTGAAGCCTATGGCAGGATTACCGAGGTCCGTTCCGGACAGGCGGGCACTGAGGTCCTTTTCGAAGGTGGATCGTCAGCGCTGTCTTCCAGTATTACGGCACTGCGTGCACCGGTCTAG
- a CDS encoding FAD-binding oxidoreductase produces MTRIFGTHVYSAAAREGCWWDRTVDVPENPELKGDLTTDVVVIGGGFTGISAALHLAEAGVDVTVLEAERIGWGASGRNGGFCCLGGGMASDAVLDARFGKEERRVYRQAERAAIDLVDALITRLDIDVDRHSRGETALAHRAKDMTALRKSAADIRENYGADVEVIEQAELAAHGLGGPFFGALTIRAGFALNPRKYISGLARAASNAGARLYDRSPATTLKRISAGWLVRTPGGSLRAKRVVVATNGYSSEHLPEWLAGRYMPVQSNVLVTQPLTDDDLSRQGWSSDQMAFDTRNLLHYFRLMPDRRFLFGMRGGLMSGPAAQSRARLRIHRDFCAMFPAWSQVGIEGSWSGMVCLSRDMLPFVGHVPGASDLYAAMCYHGNGVAMGSYSGALMAQTLLGRHVLSHPVAMKQPLRRFPLGRCRRALMPLAYAGLMLADR; encoded by the coding sequence ATGACCCGCATTTTCGGCACGCACGTCTATTCCGCTGCGGCCCGTGAAGGGTGTTGGTGGGATCGAACCGTGGATGTGCCAGAGAACCCCGAGCTGAAAGGTGATCTGACAACCGATGTCGTCGTGATCGGCGGTGGGTTCACCGGAATTTCTGCGGCATTGCACCTTGCCGAAGCGGGGGTGGATGTGACCGTGCTGGAGGCCGAGCGCATCGGCTGGGGCGCTTCGGGTCGCAACGGGGGGTTCTGTTGTCTGGGGGGTGGTATGGCCTCTGACGCGGTGCTTGATGCCCGGTTCGGCAAAGAAGAACGGCGTGTCTACCGGCAGGCCGAGCGGGCGGCGATTGATCTTGTCGATGCGCTCATCACCCGTTTGGACATTGACGTAGATCGTCATTCGCGCGGCGAAACAGCTTTGGCGCATCGTGCAAAAGACATGACCGCGTTGCGCAAATCCGCGGCAGATATCCGTGAAAACTACGGCGCAGATGTCGAGGTTATTGAGCAAGCAGAGCTGGCCGCGCACGGTCTGGGCGGTCCGTTTTTCGGCGCATTGACGATCCGTGCAGGTTTTGCGCTGAACCCGCGAAAATACATCTCCGGTCTGGCGAGGGCAGCGTCGAACGCAGGCGCGCGTTTATATGACCGCAGCCCCGCAACTACGTTGAAACGCATATCCGCCGGGTGGTTGGTGCGTACGCCGGGAGGGTCTCTTCGGGCCAAGCGCGTGGTAGTCGCCACGAACGGATACTCCTCCGAACATTTGCCCGAATGGTTGGCGGGGCGCTATATGCCCGTTCAATCCAATGTATTGGTCACGCAGCCGCTCACCGATGATGATCTGTCGCGGCAGGGTTGGTCAAGCGACCAGATGGCGTTCGATACCCGTAACCTGCTGCATTATTTTCGGCTGATGCCGGACCGGCGTTTCCTGTTCGGCATGCGTGGCGGATTGATGTCCGGCCCCGCAGCCCAATCTCGCGCGCGCCTGCGCATTCACCGCGACTTTTGCGCGATGTTTCCCGCATGGTCGCAAGTCGGCATAGAAGGATCATGGTCCGGCATGGTCTGTCTGTCGCGCGATATGCTCCCGTTCGTCGGGCACGTTCCCGGAGCATCGGATCTCTACGCTGCGATGTGTTACCACGGAAACGGTGTCGCGATGGGTTCATACTCGGGCGCACTGATGGCGCAGACCTTGCTGGGCCGACACGTGCTTTCCCATCCCGTTGCCATGAAGCAGCCTTTGCGGCGCTTCCCGCTGGGGCGGTGTCGTCGTGCGTTGATGCCTCTTGCCTACGCGGGTCTCATGCTTGCGGATCGCTAG
- a CDS encoding ABC transporter permease subunit, with product MRRAFLIGVPYVWLLALFLVPFLIVFKISLSDIALAIPPYTPTLKDGFGALIAGLDFENFWFLTTDDLYYKAYLSSLQIALISTVLTLLVGYPMAYGMARAPQEWRATLMMLVILPFWTSFLIRVYAWVGILSNEGLLNQFLMSIGLISEPLTILNTPVAVYIGIVYTYLPFMILPIYAALDRMDDSLIEAAEDLGCSRLSAFWLVTVPLSRGGIIAGCFLVFIPALGEFVIPSLLGGSGTLMIGKVLFEEFFNNRDWPVASAVAVILLLILIVPIVLFQRNQQKQAEAEL from the coding sequence ATGCGTCGCGCGTTTCTGATCGGCGTTCCTTACGTTTGGCTTCTGGCACTTTTTCTGGTGCCGTTTCTCATTGTATTCAAGATTTCGCTTTCCGATATCGCCTTGGCGATCCCGCCCTATACGCCAACGTTGAAAGACGGGTTTGGTGCGTTGATCGCGGGTCTGGATTTTGAGAACTTCTGGTTCCTGACCACCGATGATCTTTATTACAAGGCGTACCTGAGCAGTTTGCAGATCGCCCTGATATCGACGGTGCTCACGCTGCTTGTCGGCTATCCCATGGCCTACGGTATGGCCCGCGCGCCGCAGGAATGGCGGGCAACACTTATGATGCTGGTCATATTGCCGTTCTGGACCTCGTTTCTGATCCGCGTCTACGCTTGGGTCGGAATTCTCAGCAACGAGGGGCTGCTGAACCAGTTTCTCATGTCGATCGGTTTGATCTCCGAACCTCTGACCATCCTCAATACACCGGTCGCCGTGTATATCGGCATCGTCTACACTTATCTTCCCTTCATGATCCTGCCGATCTATGCCGCGCTCGACCGTATGGACGACAGCCTTATCGAAGCGGCAGAGGATCTTGGCTGCTCGCGCCTGTCCGCATTCTGGTTGGTCACGGTACCGCTGTCGCGTGGTGGGATCATCGCGGGCTGTTTTCTCGTTTTCATCCCCGCCCTCGGTGAATTTGTCATCCCGTCCCTGTTGGGGGGCTCCGGTACGCTGATGATCGGCAAGGTGCTGTTCGAGGAATTCTTCAACAACCGCGATTGGCCGGTGGCGTCAGCCGTGGCCGTTATCTTGTTGCTGATCCTCATCGTCCCGATTGTCCTGTTCCAGCGGAACCAGCAAAAACAGGCGGAGGCCGAGCTATGA
- a CDS encoding flagellar hook-length control protein FliK — MLREIRLISGLVFMDVTTLFDGKVPAVAVVPAGTSDAAIPEGFSFAQIFADAGLEEVAIDVDPDPAVEAEETGDAQTAALETDISDVELGEITGLLAPAQEAPLKKITSNNQTALMTPLSQNAPPIGAPLPSPIEDRVTSMTFMPDVEMPDSGTKPIAAPFRAGAGTAAGAAGESELLPARGAASQNDSSVAQKHGPDDGPQIETAGGRAAGATAVAQSDMASMTIGTARETAEPMRYAPVTTPEIRQQPIQPVQQSPREKGRTGYSEIVTSEKVFALPEDRAENDALVRPPEPPSKLRFSGAEHVTAPPVTPPQTIAAPKEFAVTIKTASPRAGDMASVTLVPETTMTAAPWETHRSTTTPLFQSTRVDMPVHVARQLAEAAPSAQTRPIDVSLSPMELGRVKMSITPEETGLTVHIIAERGETIDLMRRHIDVLGQQFKSLGYEDISFAFGESGADPETGDEASNGNAQSARGPSDDLVEVEEQTTRPDTGSGIDIRL, encoded by the coding sequence ATGTTGCGGGAAATTCGTTTGATATCTGGATTGGTCTTTATGGACGTGACAACGCTTTTTGACGGCAAGGTACCAGCGGTCGCTGTGGTGCCTGCGGGGACCAGCGATGCTGCGATTCCGGAGGGGTTTTCTTTTGCGCAGATCTTTGCAGATGCGGGACTTGAGGAGGTCGCAATCGACGTGGATCCCGATCCTGCAGTCGAAGCAGAGGAAACCGGCGATGCCCAGACTGCGGCACTCGAAACAGATATCTCGGATGTGGAACTGGGTGAAATCACGGGGCTCCTTGCGCCCGCTCAAGAAGCACCACTGAAAAAAATAACGTCGAATAATCAGACCGCATTGATGACGCCACTGTCACAGAATGCGCCGCCGATCGGCGCGCCACTTCCCTCCCCTATAGAAGACAGAGTGACGTCAATGACATTCATGCCAGATGTGGAGATGCCGGACAGCGGCACAAAGCCGATCGCCGCGCCGTTTAGGGCCGGCGCGGGCACTGCGGCTGGTGCGGCTGGCGAAAGCGAGCTGCTGCCCGCCCGCGGAGCTGCGTCACAGAACGACAGTTCCGTCGCGCAAAAGCACGGGCCAGATGACGGTCCGCAGATTGAAACAGCGGGCGGACGAGCAGCGGGTGCGACTGCCGTCGCGCAGAGTGATATGGCTTCGATGACCATCGGGACCGCACGCGAGACGGCGGAGCCTATGCGTTATGCCCCTGTAACCACGCCGGAGATTCGGCAACAGCCGATCCAGCCAGTGCAGCAATCGCCCCGCGAAAAAGGCAGGACGGGATACTCCGAAATTGTGACATCCGAGAAAGTCTTCGCCTTGCCTGAGGATAGAGCCGAAAATGATGCACTCGTTCGACCACCAGAACCGCCCTCGAAACTGCGGTTTTCGGGCGCGGAACACGTAACCGCACCTCCCGTGACCCCGCCCCAGACTATCGCGGCGCCCAAAGAATTCGCTGTCACGATCAAAACTGCTTCACCCCGCGCGGGAGACATGGCGTCCGTGACGCTCGTGCCAGAAACCACGATGACAGCTGCGCCTTGGGAGACACATCGCTCGACCACTACGCCCCTTTTCCAATCCACGCGGGTGGATATGCCGGTCCATGTTGCGCGACAATTGGCGGAGGCCGCACCCTCGGCCCAGACGCGGCCTATCGATGTCTCTCTTTCTCCGATGGAGTTGGGGCGGGTGAAAATGTCAATCACGCCGGAAGAGACCGGTCTCACCGTTCACATCATCGCGGAACGGGGGGAGACGATCGACCTTATGCGACGGCACATCGACGTATTGGGCCAACAATTCAAGAGCTTGGGATATGAGGATATCTCGTTCGCATTCGGTGAGAGTGGCGCGGATCCAGAAACGGGGGATGAGGCGTCCAATGGCAATGCACAATCCGCGCGCGGGCCGAGTGACGATTTGGTTGAAGTAGAAGAACAGACGACGCGGCCCGACACGGGCAGCGGGATCGACATCAGACTTTGA
- a CDS encoding ABC transporter permease: MKRLSAFNVTSLTIGFAFLYLPMILLVIYSFNASKLVTVWAGFSTRWYGELFQNEAFLDAAWVTLKVAVVSSTLATVLGTMAAYVLVNAGRFFGRTLFSGMIYAPLVMPEVITGLSLLLLFIGIGLDRGVLTIVLAHTTFAMCYVSVVVSSRLISFDRSLEEAALDLGCNRFDAFRLVTLPIIAPAVISGWLLAFTLSLDDLVIASFVAGPSSTTLPIKIWSAVRLGVSPEINALSTLMIGIVTVGVISASLVTKRNAVRADRDARAAERTA; encoded by the coding sequence ATGAAACGTCTCTCCGCCTTCAATGTCACGTCGCTCACGATCGGGTTTGCATTTCTATATCTGCCCATGATCCTGTTGGTGATCTACAGCTTTAACGCCTCCAAACTCGTGACAGTCTGGGCCGGGTTTTCTACCCGCTGGTATGGTGAGCTTTTTCAGAATGAGGCGTTTTTGGATGCCGCCTGGGTCACGCTGAAAGTTGCGGTTGTATCATCGACGCTTGCCACCGTGCTTGGCACGATGGCCGCCTATGTGCTGGTCAACGCGGGGCGGTTTTTCGGTCGGACCCTGTTTTCCGGCATGATCTACGCGCCGCTCGTCATGCCCGAAGTCATCACCGGACTTTCGCTTTTGCTGCTGTTCATTGGCATTGGGCTGGACCGCGGCGTGTTGACCATCGTGCTGGCGCACACGACATTCGCGATGTGCTATGTCTCGGTCGTGGTTTCGTCGCGGTTGATCAGCTTTGACCGTTCTCTCGAAGAGGCAGCGCTTGATCTGGGGTGTAACCGCTTCGATGCATTTCGATTGGTGACTTTGCCAATCATCGCGCCGGCCGTCATTTCAGGCTGGCTGCTTGCCTTCACGCTCAGCCTCGATGACCTCGTGATCGCGTCTTTTGTCGCGGGCCCGTCCTCCACCACCTTGCCGATCAAAATCTGGAGTGCGGTCCGCCTTGGTGTGTCGCCCGAGATCAACGCCCTATCGACGCTGATGATCGGGATCGTGACAGTTGGGGTTATCTCCGCATCCCTTGTGACCAAGCGCAACGCCGTGCGCGCAGACAGGGACGCCCGCGCCGCCGAACGCACCGCATGA